The Lutibacter sp. Hel_I_33_5 genome has a window encoding:
- the surE gene encoding 5'/3'-nucleotidase SurE, with the protein MQERPLILVTNDDGITAPGIRALIKIMNKIGEVVVVAPDSPQSGMGHAITVDNVLHCNPITIDDGPQLEYTCSGTPADCVKMAVSEILNKKPDLCVSGINHGSNSSINVIYSGTMSAAVEAGIEGIPAIGFSLLDFKWHADFKPSEEFVKKITLNTLLNGLPEGIVLNVNVPDLKEEEIKGIKICRQANGYWKEDFDKRKSPFGKEYYWLSGEFVNKDKGQDTDVWALENGYVSVVPVQFDMTAHHAIQKLNSWDL; encoded by the coding sequence ATGCAAGAAAGACCTTTAATTTTAGTGACGAATGATGATGGAATTACTGCTCCAGGAATACGAGCTTTAATTAAAATTATGAATAAAATTGGTGAAGTTGTGGTTGTTGCGCCAGATAGTCCGCAAAGCGGTATGGGACATGCAATTACAGTTGATAATGTGTTACATTGTAACCCAATTACTATAGATGATGGGCCGCAATTAGAATATACCTGTTCGGGTACACCAGCAGATTGTGTAAAAATGGCGGTAAGTGAAATTCTGAATAAAAAGCCAGATTTATGTGTTTCAGGAATTAATCATGGGTCAAATTCTTCAATAAACGTTATTTATTCAGGTACAATGAGTGCTGCAGTAGAAGCAGGTATTGAAGGAATTCCAGCAATTGGATTTTCTTTATTAGATTTTAAATGGCACGCAGATTTTAAACCTTCAGAAGAATTTGTGAAAAAGATTACCTTAAATACGTTATTGAATGGTTTGCCAGAAGGTATTGTTTTAAATGTAAATGTTCCAGATTTAAAAGAAGAAGAAATAAAAGGAATTAAAATCTGTAGACAAGCAAATGGCTATTGGAAAGAAGATTTTGATAAACGTAAAAGTCCGTTTGGTAAAGAATATTATTGGTTGTCTGGTGAGTTTGTAAACAAAGATAAAGGACAAGATACCGATGTTTGGGCATTGGAAAATGGTTATGTTTCCGTGGTTCCTGTTCAGTTTGATATGACGGCGCATCATGCAATTCAAAAATTAAACTCTTGGGATCTATAA
- a CDS encoding carboxy terminal-processing peptidase: MKFNFKNTLILIAFLTISAPLFANNNPKDNDPEKDKVLVSVLNYMLSRGHFVEKNIDDDFSELVFDSFIDGLDPSKRYFTQEDIQVFSQYKYQIDNQLKESDISFYKLVYGRFTEQIKTAKKYYGDILSDSFNYKKKEEIDLDYSEIPFALNENELIDYWRKQLKLQTLGKIQEREEQEAEKLKKNKKFKKTSFRKIEAEARKEVLKNMEDLYMRIEELEHSDWFSTFLNSVVSGFDPHTSYMSPRIKTRFDQEMSGKLEGIGARLQKKGIYTHIIELVSGGPAWKQGELEAGDIILKVAQAEKEPLDIVGMRLDDAIKFIKGKKGTEVRLTVKKKLDGSTKIISIIRDVVELEETFVKSTVIEKNGKKYGLINLPKFYIDFKDNNYRDSAKDMETEIERLKKEGVEGLLVDLRNNGGGSLKTAIEISGLFIKEGPVVQVKYRGEKPVIENDRDDKIQWEGPLVVMVNEFSASASEIFAAAMQDYKRAVIIGGNQTYGKGTVQKVLSINQFYPKYDKDLGFLKMTVQKFYRINGGSTQKEGVYSDIAVPSRYSYMEFGERDMDGALSWDKVAQADYTQTNSYNNFADVVYNSKDRVNKSKDFQLINNYAKWLKENQDDTTYSLNYKEFVKENKDQKTHAKKFKDVFKFSSKLKFNSPKYELPLFKQDTILKDKRVAWHKNLSKDIYVNEALNVLSELKMKKEVALVKN; the protein is encoded by the coding sequence ATGAAATTCAATTTTAAAAATACACTTATATTAATCGCATTTCTAACGATAAGTGCCCCACTATTTGCAAATAACAATCCTAAAGATAATGATCCTGAAAAAGATAAAGTTTTAGTTTCGGTACTAAATTACATGCTTTCTCGCGGACATTTTGTGGAAAAAAATATTGATGATGATTTTTCTGAACTCGTTTTTGATAGTTTTATTGATGGTTTAGATCCAAGTAAAAGATACTTTACGCAAGAAGACATTCAAGTTTTCTCTCAATATAAATATCAAATAGATAATCAATTAAAAGAAAGTGATATCAGTTTTTACAAATTGGTGTATGGACGTTTTACTGAACAAATAAAAACAGCAAAAAAATATTATGGAGATATCCTTTCAGATTCTTTTAACTACAAAAAGAAAGAAGAAATAGATTTAGATTATTCTGAAATTCCTTTTGCTTTAAATGAGAATGAATTAATTGATTATTGGCGTAAACAATTAAAATTACAAACGCTTGGAAAAATTCAAGAACGAGAAGAACAAGAAGCTGAAAAACTAAAAAAGAATAAAAAGTTTAAGAAAACTTCATTCAGAAAAATTGAAGCTGAAGCTAGAAAAGAGGTACTGAAAAACATGGAGGATTTATACATGCGCATTGAAGAATTAGAACATTCTGATTGGTTTTCTACATTTTTAAATAGTGTAGTTTCAGGTTTTGATCCCCATACTTCATACATGTCTCCTAGAATTAAAACTAGATTCGACCAAGAAATGTCTGGTAAATTAGAAGGAATTGGAGCACGTTTACAGAAAAAAGGAATCTACACTCATATTATAGAATTAGTTTCTGGAGGCCCTGCGTGGAAACAAGGTGAGTTGGAAGCTGGAGATATTATCCTAAAAGTTGCTCAAGCAGAAAAAGAACCCTTAGATATTGTTGGTATGCGTTTAGACGATGCTATTAAATTTATTAAAGGGAAAAAGGGGACAGAAGTAAGATTAACCGTTAAGAAAAAGTTAGACGGTTCTACCAAGATAATTTCTATCATTAGAGATGTGGTAGAATTAGAAGAAACTTTTGTTAAATCTACAGTTATTGAAAAAAACGGAAAAAAATATGGTCTAATAAATTTACCAAAATTCTATATCGATTTTAAAGACAATAACTACCGTGATTCTGCAAAAGACATGGAAACAGAAATTGAACGATTGAAAAAAGAAGGTGTAGAAGGTTTGTTAGTCGATTTAAGAAATAATGGTGGTGGCTCGTTAAAAACAGCCATAGAAATCTCTGGATTATTTATAAAAGAAGGTCCAGTTGTACAAGTAAAATACAGAGGAGAAAAACCGGTTATAGAAAATGACAGAGATGATAAAATTCAATGGGAAGGTCCTTTAGTAGTGATGGTAAATGAATTTTCTGCCTCAGCTTCAGAAATTTTTGCTGCTGCTATGCAAGATTATAAAAGAGCGGTAATTATCGGGGGAAATCAAACCTACGGTAAAGGAACTGTTCAAAAAGTATTGTCAATTAATCAATTTTATCCAAAATACGATAAAGACTTAGGGTTCTTAAAAATGACTGTTCAAAAATTCTATAGAATTAATGGCGGATCAACTCAAAAAGAAGGCGTGTATTCAGATATTGCCGTACCAAGCAGATATAGTTATATGGAGTTTGGCGAGCGTGATATGGATGGAGCTTTGTCTTGGGATAAAGTTGCTCAAGCAGATTATACGCAGACGAATTCTTACAATAACTTTGCAGATGTAGTGTATAACAGTAAAGATAGAGTGAATAAAAGTAAAGATTTTCAATTAATAAATAACTATGCCAAATGGTTAAAAGAAAATCAAGATGACACAACTTATTCTTTAAATTATAAGGAGTTTGTAAAAGAAAATAAAGATCAAAAAACACATGCAAAAAAGTTTAAAGATGTTTTTAAATTTAGCTCTAAGCTAAAATTTAATTCACCTAAATACGAATTACCCTTATTTAAGCAAGATACTATTTTAAAAGATAAAAGAGTGGCTTGGCATAAAAACTTATCTAAAGATATTTATGTAAACGAAGCTTTAAATGTGCTAAGTGAGCTTAAAATGAAAAAAGAAGTTGCTTTAGTTAAAAACTAA
- a CDS encoding ABC transporter permease has translation MDTPKSLWQLAFQKFKKNKVGLFSLWFIFICGFVALFCYPLAPDSTNNANQMHLEIHSKNPGFSTLMLTFPSKEKKEQSWFQFLLNGTQNSETELPIKSYKTVQNQLEVIAYSDGLAKQYPLSTFNNTPEKYIEQRTFYFGTDKFGRDLLSRLLIGTRISFFIGFIAVFISLLIGVFIGAIAGYFGGKIDAFIMWVINITWSIPTLLLVIAIILALGKGFWQVFIAVGLTMWVEVARIVRGQVITTKQQQYVEAAKALGFSDFRIIFKHILPNILAPVIVIAAANFAGAILIESGLSFLGIGAQPPTPSWGAMIKNHYNYIIVGKPYLAIIPGLAIMSLVMAFMMIGNALRDALDVKN, from the coding sequence ATGGATACACCAAAATCTCTTTGGCAATTAGCTTTTCAGAAATTTAAAAAAAATAAGGTTGGGCTTTTTAGCTTGTGGTTTATTTTTATATGTGGTTTTGTCGCACTTTTTTGTTACCCATTAGCTCCAGATAGTACGAATAATGCAAACCAGATGCATTTGGAAATTCATTCTAAAAATCCAGGTTTTTCTACCTTAATGCTTACATTTCCTTCAAAAGAAAAAAAAGAACAATCTTGGTTTCAGTTTTTACTGAATGGAACTCAAAATTCTGAAACAGAACTTCCTATAAAATCATATAAGACAGTACAGAATCAACTAGAGGTAATTGCCTATTCAGACGGATTGGCAAAACAATATCCTTTATCAACTTTTAATAATACACCAGAGAAATATATAGAACAGAGAACCTTTTATTTTGGTACGGATAAATTTGGAAGAGACTTATTAAGCAGATTATTAATTGGCACAAGAATTTCATTTTTTATCGGTTTTATCGCTGTATTTATTTCACTTTTAATTGGTGTTTTTATAGGTGCTATTGCTGGTTATTTTGGCGGTAAAATTGATGCGTTCATCATGTGGGTCATCAACATAACTTGGTCAATTCCAACATTATTACTCGTTATTGCTATCATCTTAGCATTAGGAAAAGGCTTTTGGCAAGTATTTATTGCTGTAGGGTTAACTATGTGGGTTGAAGTAGCAAGAATTGTACGTGGACAAGTAATTACCACAAAACAACAACAATATGTAGAAGCTGCAAAAGCGTTGGGATTTTCAGATTTTAGAATCATTTTTAAACATATTTTACCTAATATTTTAGCACCCGTAATTGTAATTGCTGCAGCTAATTTTGCAGGTGCTATTTTAATTGAAAGTGGCTTAAGTTTTTTAGGAATCGGTGCACAACCACCAACCCCATCTTGGGGCGCTATGATAAAAAATCATTATAATTATATTATTGTTGGTAAGCCTTATTTAGCGATTATTCCAGGACTGGCAATTATGAGTTTGGTAATGGCTTTTATGATGATTGGTAACGCGCTTAGAGATGCGCTAGATGTAAAAAATTAA
- a CDS encoding thioesterase family protein, whose protein sequence is MEFSVEFKTRWADFDVNKHMRHTAYNDYAAETRIRYFKTCNVTLDDFTEHNVGPILFEENTSFRKEIHLGENITCTIKLVGVSKNAERWKIRNEIFNEAGKLAAVINVFGAWLDLTKRKLTTPPEKFKNIFTDMPKTDDYKDIIIKK, encoded by the coding sequence ATGGAATTTTCAGTAGAATTTAAAACTCGATGGGCAGATTTTGATGTAAATAAACATATGCGGCACACCGCTTATAATGATTATGCCGCTGAGACTAGAATCCGTTATTTTAAAACTTGCAATGTAACTCTAGATGACTTTACAGAACATAATGTTGGCCCCATACTTTTTGAGGAGAACACCTCATTTAGAAAAGAAATTCATTTAGGAGAAAATATTACCTGTACCATTAAACTTGTTGGTGTTTCTAAAAATGCAGAACGATGGAAAATTAGAAACGAAATTTTTAATGAAGCTGGTAAATTAGCTGCCGTTATAAATGTATTTGGTGCTTGGTTAGACTTAACAAAAAGAAAGTTAACGACACCTCCAGAAAAATTTAAAAACATATTTACAGACATGCCAAAAACTGATGATTACAAAGACATCATCATTAAAAAATAA